Within Paroedura picta isolate Pp20150507F chromosome 13, Ppicta_v3.0, whole genome shotgun sequence, the genomic segment gttctgacgtttgggcatcgttttctcgtcagttcgttgcaacgcataagatggtaggctgcttgctgtgtttactatttgaaacggttttaattttataatttaattttaatttttaaaagattttaaaagatggtaggctgtggagtgcttgctgtgtttactatttgaaacggttttaattttataatttaattttaatttttaaaagattttaaaagatggttggctgtggagtgcttgatgtggttagtatttgaaacggtcatgtttaaccaacagccccaaaatatttgctgcatgcctcgcccataggccttctgcagtactttggctcactacttttggagcttgctttgtggttcatggtgtatgcttgctcatttttcactattttctgctcttgtccacagagacacagttgccagggacggggcccctcgagtctccagcagcacctgacgtggatagtgattcgggggcatcaactaacattggtaagtattagttaaaatagggggggggctgttttaactgctttgtgcttttctgtttgtgcagggcagcagcactgctaagagaaagaagagagtccctctgcgttgctggtgtaggctttgaagctggctttgccaccctttggtcctagatctgttttttttcctttttttgcagatttcatacccggaacacaggaggaggaacagcctggggtgcttggacctcctgcccggcgcaggcggatacagattcaagatggtgagcgtgcatgacctgttcctttcgagccatagctgcaggacaatgtcgctaggcactaaccatgtgctcccttttaattgttgagagtcctgctgtgaaagtaggcaaaagtaaaagcacaccatgggcaaacaaacaatagccatgtgctcgccggggattgtttaaattcttggcaggaaaacacggggacaaaaaagaacaccatgtccaccatggtgtgttttgactttattgatgttactaacagttttgtttctcattttttgccaacagaggttctttcagatgaggaggaggaaccacccctggctccaggcagcccaccacctagaggtgcgctcccagcagaggagaggcttacgagggaacgcggcaggctgaggcgcgtctccgtcttgacaagcgtgggagagaggctccttgagcactgctatgaggagtcacggcgtgccgctgccgctgaccaagccatgctcacactcattgcccaggaggggagaaaattgagggcagtccttagagagacaaaccaaatcctacgcgaaggcgtggaggaggtgcgactgataaggagactcatggagagggctgtagtggtcatggaaagggcctaccctccacaaatcgcccccgcccccccaccaccacccccaccaccacccccaccaccacccacaccaacaccaccacttccagcacccaccccaccgactccctctcagaatgcctccacccaaacacgaaggaggactattctcggaaagagaaaaataaaaccagcagacaagtactccccctcctagttttgcccactttttctatttcatgttatctgtgttttgttgtttgttgaataaagtttatatttttgactctgtctctgtgtaccctactgtagaatctgcaaggccgaaagcggcctctctagtgattgtctatattgtggtactgctgtgtgggttggaggttggaggggtgttagttcaaggagttttaggagtgtggtgtggggttaaatatgtgcgagtttaagaagtcacactggagtcttgttataaaatttgcaataacattttattttaaaaaacattttaacaggggaaaaacattagggaatgaaacttggagccccaccagcaccaccaccccccacccccctggaaaacctattttttttaacaaaagtataaatttaacaggggaaaaacattagggaatgaaactgctcccaggtccggacgtagcccctctccctcagctttgaagccaacaccaggtaagcacccttggtgtggcagtgggtgctggccataaggcggccaacacttttcgattggagcacaagctccagaagtgcctcagcctcggcgcgctgccagaaggagcccttccgtggcttcggcatcttcggaatgacggttagggaacgaacgtgcgttgctccgatagaccaccccgttttttaaatgtatcaaagctgcccaccaataaaattattcattggaacataagtggattgatcctccggtttgacaggggtcgccaacacttcctggctacccgcctccccgaactttccccattcagcgcttccgtattgtgtttgtcaatttcagttgggagttagcatttagggctgtcaaagtgcttttggaccagagaatccccgtttttttgctggcaaagtacacaaaccgcacaagacaaggttaaacaaataacacaaaactttattcaccaacaagagagtgggaaaaacaattaaacacgcctcctgtttctgtagatgtgggtggctatggcgtcccgaaccttgcacccctctgcatagattcttcttctccttgcttcagggatgtcttgtgtgtcctcaaggacaacaggatcaggttcatccacagggaaggggatgttatgtcccttgtcctcgcatatgttgtgcaaaatgacacacgcgatgatcagcggagtcacattgtctatatgcacgtgtagtcgggacatcaggcaacggaaccgggacttcaaacgtccaaaggcacgctccactacattccttgcccgggagtgagtgaggttgtagtggctatgcacgtctgtccttggccgcttgtagggagtcatgagccagcgtcgtattgggtaggctccgtccccgagcaccaacggcggcacacgcacgccctcaatggtggcggtggggtttcctggaacaaagaccccttcgtccatggctttcctgaggttggattccctgaaaacaagggcatcatgcctcctgccactccaccccacctcggcatcgataaaccggccggagaagtccactgttccttgcaggagaacagagcaaaagtccttcctgttcccgtactcttttatgcttcccccgggggcacggatagggatgtggcttccatcgacggccgcaaaacaatgcgggaatccaagcctggcaaacccgtccatactctggaataagggaaagaaaagaatataagccattgcatgtcagcgtggggtgtatcgcgtcttcgttgctgacctgtcaaacaagaaaaaaaatttaaagggcaaaggggatagaatgacactcaccgctccaagccggtctccgaggcacacgactttgctgaacaattccgcctccatggcgaggcagaactccttaaggatatcgccaaccgtagtgactccgagtccgaattgctgggctactgtccggaagtactgaggggtggccaagtaccacaatgcggcagccacccttttttcaactggaacggggcgccgcatgccagtgacttgcctctccatgcgtccacgtagagcctccacgagttcaaaaaatgtccccctcgacatcctgaagttggcaatccagtggtcatcatcccagcgagtccacacaaaattctcccaccagtcagaggatcgttcgtccacccagaactgtctggggaaccggacctctgccagagcttgccagcgtttcttggccgccatggttacccttacagaacgtcttctgctgctggtcagcgttccgggcacccgttctcggtactccgcgatagcagacgtccgacgcgacaaggcggtattcatgcgctggagcaccgcgagcatgtgagccagcaattgaaaaataagcctctccattgcaacgttgacctgtgctgcgggcagtaggctacgcaaacaaaagagtgaggccgaccgcgtgtctgcccaggtgcatataagcaggtaacctgtgggcgtgtactgtgggcggggattaaccaatcaaacatgtcaatgcatctggttcctagaaaacaatagaaaacacgttccaagggcgccaatgatcggacgataacgcgttgctacggggtttcctgggttttttaaaaaaaaaagggaaccccgacaagttcggctttagggtcgaggtcaaaggtgtgcctgcagtttgattgacgggcacgggaggccagaagcgctaaaaagggacctcctttgtagcgataagacggagaaccggaagcctgtgggttacgaaagtggcgagaagtgaaagtgccaaattccgcaaaaaccgcagctgtgcgttacgggcacggctagttacatttcgctacttgaagtagcgctttcacaaacggcaaccaaatagcaactttgagctctgtgcgaaatggcccttagtcttCCTATAGTCAGAAAGCTCTGTCTGCCACCACCAGCCAGCATCCAAGACAAAGTCCCAGAGTtaccaacggggggggggggggaggagagagagagatgggaaatTACTCCAATGAAGAGCCATCTTTATGTCTTTCACATACTAtagattgggggttttatggatgtgttgtttttattcttttattgtaaacctccgTGAGCCTCTGACATGCAGCAGTATAtaagtctaaatataaataaactagatttaaggcccgctgtagccctaatacagtgggcactagtggGCAGGTGGCTGGGCGCAGGAGGcccgccaccccccctcccccccgaggccCCAGCTTCCTCCTGGGAAGCCTTTCCCCCTACCCCCCAAGGGCCCTGCTTCCTCCCAggaagctttcccccccccttcccccccgagGCTCCGGCTTTGTccaggggaaaggagcaggcccactgcATCTCtgatgcggcgggcctgctcctttccccgggatgaagccttttccccacccccctccacccccgaGGTCCTGGCTTGCGGGCGGCGAAAGAAGCAGGCCCACTATGTCTCCtttcccccaccttccccccGATGTCCCAGATTCACCGGCAGGAAGGCTCTTCCCACAGCCCCCTCACCTCCCGGAgcgacacttggagtgacacctccCAGAGCGAcaccttcaagtttttatcctggactcaccctgcccctttctcctcctacattgcccttagcgctttattattACCGTGCCCattgagcagtttacagataaacaaacaaacaaataaataagattgtTTCCTCTAGAGGTCCATGTTGCTCAGGGGACATATGGATGATGAGGAACAGAAGGTTCaagacggacaaaaggaaatagtttatacagagagcgattaaaatgtggaatttgctgccagaggatgccatGATAGACACAGGAATAAACTACTTTAAAGGGATATGAGATGGATTCATGGGGGATACAGGCTtacttgggaggaggtgggttttccatctttggaaatttttaaacagaggctagatagccatctgatggagaggctgattctttgaaggcgtaagggggtggcaggttagagtagatgagcgatagggttgtgagtattgtgcaaagtgcagggggttggactagataacccaggaggtcacttccaactctatgattctgtgattccatgatatcaatggctactagccatggtgactgaagggaagctttGCATTCAGGGGCACCATCAGGAGACAAGCAacatcatttgtttgtttgtttgtttgtttgtttgtttgttcaatttatttcccgccactccctaagcggctcatggcaggtcacaatgtcttaaaaccccattaaaactcccattaaaagtcttaaaatccatcacaacatggcggagaaaaaaaatccccttcttACCCCCATTACTAAAGgcggtggagaaggaggtctaacaACCGGGGAGCAGTAGATGTACCTCACCAACCCCAGCTTCAACCatgaacctggtggaagagctctattttgcgagccctgcagaacgctggaaGATCCTGCAGGACCCACAgctcacccggaagctcattccaccaggtaggagcctggaccgaaaaggccctggccctggttgaggctaggcgcgcttccttagggccgggaacgaccagaagattctcacccacagagcgcagtgccctgtggggggcatagggcgataggcggtccctcaggcatGTAGGTTCCAGCCCCCGTAaaaccttgaaggttaaaaccaaaaccttgaaccagatcctggcagcaattggcaaccaatgcagctgcctcagcacaggctggatatgggccctctgagatgtaccagtgaggaccctagcagctgcatcttgcactagctgaagtttctagATCAagcacaagggtaggcccgcgtagagcgagttacggaaatctattctggaggtgaccgtcacatggatcactgtagtcaagtgttcgggggacaggtagggtgctagtaatcgggcttggcggagatggaagaacacctggctagctactttcttgacctgcacctccatagtcagggaggaatcaatgatcacacccaaattcctgccCTGGAATGCGATGGTaagttgagcccctgccagggtgggtaagagcacttcctggtcccgccccctccttcccagctacaggatctccatcttggaggggttgagtttcaggcggctcagcttgaaccattctgttcagctggaatcaaagagttggaaggggccgtacaggccatctagtccaaccccatgctcaacgcaggatcagcccagaacatcctaaagcatccaagaaaagtgtgtatccaacctttgcttgaagactgccagtgagggggagctcaccacgtctttaggcagcctattccactgctgaactactctgactgtgaaattttttcccctgatatctagcctatgtcgtacttgtagtttaaacccattactgcatgtccttacctctgcagccaacagaaagagcatcctgccctcctccaagtgacaacctttcaaatacttaaagagggctttcgtgtcccctctcaacctccttttctccaggctgaacattcccaagtccctcaacctatcttcatagggcttggtcccttggccccagatcatcctcgtcgctctgctctgtaccctttcaattttatctacgtccttcttgaagtgaggcccccagaactgcacacagtactccaggtgtggtctgaccagtgcagtatacaatgggactatgacatcttgtgattttgatgtgatgcccctgatgatacagcccaaaatgacattcgctttttttactgctgcatcacactgcctgctcatgtttagtttacaatccacaagtacccccaaggtctcgttcacacacagtgttacctagaaacgtatcccccatccagtaggtatgtttttcatttttctgacccagatgcagaactttagacttatctttattaaattgcatcttgttctcatttacccatttttccattgtgttcagatctcatggaactctgtctctatcttctggagtatttgccagtcctcccaatttggtgtcatctgcaaacttgatgagtagcccctccatcccctcatctagatcattaataaatatgttaaaaagtactggatcgagcaccgagccctgaggtaccccgctactcacctccctccagtctgatgaaacaccattgaccataactctttgagtgcggttctctaaccaattctctatccacctaactagcTGAATATCCAGATTgtactccttcaatttatccatcagaacatcatggggaaccttatcaaaagctttactaaaatccaagtaaatgacaacaaccgaatttccatgatccagcaaacctgttacttggtcaaaaaaggaaaccagtttggtctgacaggaccggttggagacaaatccatgttgacttccttgagctctgtccttccctccatttcctgaacatttctgctttctttcttagttcctcttgaagttctctgttcatccagaaaggcttcttagagctactgcagtgttttcatctttctgggatagtcattgattgagcatgcaatagctcttgtttgagtagtgcccacccttcacatgctcccttaccttccagcattctcatcatgtctctgagcttattaaagtttgccctacgaaaatccaacatttgtgtctggctacaagcttccttggctccccatctcaaaaggtattctatgaggacatggtcacttccccctagggtccccacctccttcacctcatccaccaactcttgcctgttggtcagtattaagtccagtatggctgaacctcttgtgggttcacctgccatttgataaatgaaattgtcagccaggcaggtcagaaaggtgcatgactgaggacgcttcgcagagtttgtttcccagcacacatctgggaaattgaagtcacccatgatgacaaggtcctgccgcttggatattttcccaagctgctcacaaagtgcaggatccacatcctcttgttggtcaggcagtcggtagcagacaccaaccaccacactgtttgttttcccctcgtttattttcagccagatgctttccactgtagatatactcttcttcactagaatttcctgtcaggtaagccctttcctcacatacagttcatcagcatgagaagttccagctcttccttcttattccccatgcttcgggcgttagtataaaggcatctgaatcctttgttCCCTATgaactggccttcctggttgggctgcccccgatctgtctccttccttacactccctatgttgaacgtctccttccccttgtggcttcagtttaaaactctcctgatgaatctccccaggttcctgccaaacacattcttccccaacttcgataagtgcagtccatcaggtgctagaaggccttcctcaagaaagcatatcccatggtcccagaaaccaaatctctcctgccggcaccaactatgcagccactgattcacctccattatcttcctctcccgacgcattcctcttcccttgacaggcaagattgaagagaataccacttctgcccccatttgcttaagcttcctccctagatcttgatagtctgttttaataggagcgatggtattcatggacatgtcattcgttcccacatggaccatcacaaatgggtagcaatccgtagatttgaggagtttgggcagccgttctgaaatgtctttaatttttgcccctgacaagcaacacacctctcgggttagggggtcaggcccagccacatggtgatctATTCcttttagcagggagtctccaattaccagtactctccttttttttccttctcaacaccatttccttctatccctgtggcctcttcactttgtcttagacttcgttttgggacctcttccctcgttgacacttgcacctcctctgcaagggcctgaaatctattctggagctccaaaggccccgagaaccgtctcgctctacgccgttgagtctttttcctaactgcagaggctccgtaatgaggtcaatccccttgtcctcttcaggactggttgtatcctctgtATTCCGAGTTGCACAACTCCGGCCccatgaactcctcccctttcttaatttgggtcagagtaataatcctctcttctaagaccctaatcctttcctccaaaagtcttaccagcttacaatTGGGGCAggtgtagtccatcttgtcttcagggaggaaggcaatcatgtcacagtcactgcagatgatgggatgagtgtcctggaggtccattgtaacttctaggcagtgcaattactagggaaatataatctactgattctaattgctaggccaagaaccccaggctaagagccgcaggccaagagccctttgtctcttgtcCTTCGGTTTGCACCAAAGGCTCgagcctctggcgaggagcagccctttttaatcctcccagcaatcacccagcaatcacctcactcagcaccacaatagcctcacctggtaagcagcagcagcacttcccagcagctctctccatgtgctcccagttgtctgagctctgcctctggtgaggagcagccctttttaatcctcccagcaatcaccttactcagcaccacaatagcctcacctggtcagcagcagcactccccggCAGCTCTGTCCACGTGCTCCCAGTTGTCTGAGCATGTTTCAGTGCTTCTCATTTCAGTGCTTCTCCTGCAAAGTGTTTGTGGCTCATTAGAAGAAAAAACGAGATGTGATTGGAAGTTATTCATAAGTCTAACTAGGCCACAGTTGTTATGGCCTTGGGATCTTTCTCATGTTTTCTTATTTTGCAATGCACAAAAATTACCTCAAAGGCAACTGACTCCTCCAGCTTGGGAACAGATTATGACTTCAATCCGACCTTGTTATTGGACTAGATTTTTTTGTTTACACTTTCCACCAATTACGGACATTATTGTCTCAGCTCAtttgcaaggggaaaaaaggtCTTCTAGTCACAACTGGTTTAAGGAAAGGAGCATGAAGTGAGATGACCTTTTAATTAAAAGAGTAAAACTAGCCAGCTAGACTATAGTGagtttgaaaagaagaagaagagttggttcttatatgccacttttccctacccgaaggaggctcaaagcggcttacagtcgccttcccgttcctctccccacaacagacaccctgtggggtgggtgaggctgagagagccctgacatcactgctcggtcagaacagttt encodes:
- the LOC143822963 gene encoding uncharacterized protein LOC143822963, with protein sequence MIRCTLHLPPPFCSATSESNMESSSQASSVPATGRGPTWRDAEIRDLIGIFSEEKIQDAFQSSHRNREVFEQVAIKMRALGHNRTGLECRSKTKTMRAEYMRAVNHNKGSGNEKVTCPYFEEQRQLYGDGEGSGRPKRVGRSLKVVRKPAAPVEEPPAEEDPGEGTSSSFRPPPPVQQRAAESVTLDLIAIVPGEPEEAPEQTPLASETQLPGTGPLESPAAPDVDSDSGASTNIDFIPGTQEEEQPGVLGPPARRRRIQIQDEVLSDEEEEPPLAPGSPPPRGALPAEERLTRERGRLRRVSVLTSVGERLLEHCYEESRRAAAADQAMLTLIAQEGRKLRAVLRETNQILREGVEEVRLIRRLMERAVVVMERAYPPQIAPAPPPPPPPPPPPPPTPTPPLPAPTPPTPSQNASTQTRRRTILGKRKIKPADKYSPS